The Corvus moneduloides isolate bCorMon1 chromosome 5, bCorMon1.pri, whole genome shotgun sequence genome includes a region encoding these proteins:
- the LOC116444763 gene encoding E3 ubiquitin-protein ligase RNF185-like isoform X2: protein MHRWKLLQGHEQQRRNVTRNSHEQVDGSGNGTGANDAPVADAAPAEEGAGEEATASSDAQRGVVIRCPICMDVYSEIMEHGRQLVATMCGHVFCSRCLPIALETDELCPTCRVDLTLYYDLCHPIYL from the exons aTGCATCGATGGAAGCTTCTTCAAG GGCATgaacagcaaaggagaaatgtCACACGGAACAGCCACGAGCAGGTGGATGGCTCTGGTAATGGAACAGGAGCTAATGATGCACCTGTGGCTGATGCAGCCCCTGCAGaagagggagcaggggaggaggcCACTGCAAGTTCAGA TGCCCAGCGAGGAGTTGTTATAAGGTGTCCGATTTGCATGGATGTTTACTCAGAG atCATGGAACATGGACGACAGCTTGTGGCAACCATGTGTGGCCATGTCTTCTGTAGTCGGTGCCTCCCTATTGCCCTGGAGACTGACGAGCTGTGCCCAACCTGCAGGGTGGACCTCACACTTTATTATGACCTGTGTCATCCCATTTATTTATGA
- the LOC116444763 gene encoding E3 ubiquitin-protein ligase RNF185-like isoform X1, with protein MKRSQETTMGHEQQRRNVTRNSHEQVDGSGNGTGANDAPVADAAPAEEGAGEEATASSDAQRGVVIRCPICMDVYSEIMEHGRQLVATMCGHVFCSRCLPIALETDELCPTCRVDLTLYYDLCHPIYL; from the exons ATGAAGAGGAGCCAAGAGACAACAATGG GGCATgaacagcaaaggagaaatgtCACACGGAACAGCCACGAGCAGGTGGATGGCTCTGGTAATGGAACAGGAGCTAATGATGCACCTGTGGCTGATGCAGCCCCTGCAGaagagggagcaggggaggaggcCACTGCAAGTTCAGA TGCCCAGCGAGGAGTTGTTATAAGGTGTCCGATTTGCATGGATGTTTACTCAGAG atCATGGAACATGGACGACAGCTTGTGGCAACCATGTGTGGCCATGTCTTCTGTAGTCGGTGCCTCCCTATTGCCCTGGAGACTGACGAGCTGTGCCCAACCTGCAGGGTGGACCTCACACTTTATTATGACCTGTGTCATCCCATTTATTTATGA
- the LOC116444762 gene encoding E3 ubiquitin-protein ligase RNF4-like, whose amino-acid sequence MSSRQRKRPGGALDSTQARKRSRLLPSSAGGTSQAELIDLEGSGTLAFEPAGEEVVIDLTGESSGPEVIVISDDESDVDTEQSQQQPHPSRASENSSEALARDDEEEARENDGAWPAGPASPVTREDDNSEVQDREQSQQSPLGSREAENSAELRASDNEEEPRDNNGA is encoded by the exons ATGAGCTCA CGTCAGCGAAAGCGCCCTGGAGGAGCACTTGACTCCACACAAGCTCGGAAACGGAGCAGGCTGCTGCCCTCCAGTGCAGGTGGAACTTCACAAGCAGAGCTAATAGACCTTGAAGGAAGTGGTACACTTGCTTTTGAGCCTG ctggTGAAGAAGTCGTCATAGATCTCACGGGCGAATCTTCTGGGCCTGAAGTCATCGTTATCAGTGACGATGAGTCTGATGTG GACAcggagcagagccagcagcagccacatccTTCCAGAGCATCAGAGAATTCATCCGAGGCCCTGGCAAGGGATGATGAAGAGGAAGCAAGAGAAAATGATGG tgcatggccagcaggtcctGCTAGTCCTGTGACTAGGGAGGACGACAACTCAGAGgtgcaggacagggagcagagccagcagtcCCCACTTGGTTCCAGGGAGGCAGAGAATTCAGCTGAGCTACGGGCAAGTGACAATGAAGAGGAGCCAAGAGACAACAATGG GGCATga